One Oryza brachyantha chromosome 3, ObraRS2, whole genome shotgun sequence DNA segment encodes these proteins:
- the LOC102719758 gene encoding alpha-1,4 glucan phosphorylase L isozyme, chloroplastic/amyloplastic: MATASAPLQLATASRPLSGGGGGGGVHVGARGGAAPQARRQRRMAAVRSVASDRGLQGSVSPEEEIPSVLNSIDSSTIASNIKHHAEFTPVFSPEHFSPLKAYHATAKSVLDTLIMNWNATYDYYDKTNVKQAYYLSMEFLQGRALTNAVGNLELTGEYAEALKQLGQSLEDVATQEPDAALGNGGLGRLASCFLDSLATLNYPAWGYGLRYKHGLFKQIITKDGQEEVAENWLEMGNPWEILRNDVSYPVKFYGKVVEGTDGRKHWIGGENIKAVAHDIPIPGYKTKTTNNLRLWSTTVPSHDFDLEAFNAGDHAGAYEAHLNAEKICHVLYPGDESPEGKVLRLKQQYTLCSASLQDIIARFERRAGDSLSWEDFPSKVAVQMNDTHPTLCIPELMRILIDVKGLNWNEAWSITERTVAYTNHTVLPEALEKWSLDIMQKLLPRHVEIIEKIDGELMNIIISKYGTADTSLLKKKIKEMRILDNIDLPDSIAKLFVKPKEKKESPAKLKEKLLVKSLEPIAVVEEKTVSKVEKNEDPEKVEADSEEVVEAENEEPEDELDPFVKSDPKLPRVVQMANLCVVGGHSVNGVAEIHSEIVKEDVFNSFYEMWPGKFQNKTNGVTPRRWIRFCNPELSAIISKWIGSDDWILNTDKLAELKKFADDEDLQSEWRAAKKANKMKVVSLIREKTGYIVSPDSMFDVQVKRIHEYKRQLLNILGIVYRYKKMKEMSAKDRVKSFVPRVCIFGGKAFATYIQAKRIVKFITDVAATVNHDPEIGDLLKVVFIPDYNVSVAEALIPASELSQHISTAGMEASGTSNMKFSMNGCILIGTLDGANVEIREEVGEENFFLFGAEAHEIAGLRKERAQGKFVPDPRFEEVKKYVRSGVFGTYNYDELMGSLEGNEGYGRADYFLVGKDFPSYIGCQEKVDEAYRNQKLWTRMSILNTAGSSKFSSDRTIHEYAKDIWDITSVILP; this comes from the exons ATGGCTACCGCCTCGGCGCCGCTGCAGCTCGCCACCGCGTCCCGCCCGCtctccggcggaggcggaggcgggggagtACACGTGGGCGCCCGCGGCGGGGCCGCGCCGCAGgctcggcggcagcggaggatggcggcggtgCGGAGCGTGGCGAGCGATCGCGGGTTGCAGGGGTCGGTGTCGCCCGAGGAAG AGATTCCAAGTGTGCTAAATTCCATCGATTCCTCTACCATTGCATCAAACATTAAGCACCATGCAGAGTTCACGCCCGTGTTCTCCCCAGAGCACTTTTCACCCCTAAAAGCTTACCATGCAACTGCTAAAAGCGTTCTTGATACTCTGATAATGAATTGGAATGCAACATATGACTATTATGACAAAACAAATGTGAAGCAAGCATATTACCTGTCCATGGAGTTTTTACAG GGAAGAGCTCTCACAAATGCTGTTGGTAATCTAGAGCTAACTGGAGAATATGCAGAAGCACTAAAACAACTTGGACAGAGCCTAGAGGATGTTGCTACCCAG GAGCCAGATGCTGCCCTTGGCAATGGTGGTCTAGGCCGGCTAGCTTCCTGTTTCTTGGATTCTCTGGCAACCCTAAATTATCCAGCATGGGGATATGGACTTCGATACAAACATGGCCTCTTTAAGCAAATTATAACTAAGGATGGTCAGGAGGAGGTAGCTGAAAATTGGCTCGAG ATGGGAAATCCTTGGGAGATTCTAAGAAATGATGTCTCATATCCTGTGAAGTTCTATGGTAAAGTGGTTGAAGGCACCGATGGGAGGAAGCACTGGATTGGAGGGGAAAATATTAAGGCTGTTGCTCACGATATCCCTATTCCTGGCTACAAGACTAAAACTACCAACAACCTTCGTCTTTGGTCGACAACAGTACCATCACACGATTTTGATTTGGAAGCTTTTAATGCTGGAGATCATGCAGGTGCATATGAGGCTCATCTAAATGCTGAAAAG ATATGTCACGTATTATATCCTGGGGATGAATCACCAGAGGGGAAAGTTCTTCGTTTGAAGCAACAATATACATTATGCTCAGCTTCACTACAGGATATTATTGCTCGTTTCGAGAGGAGAGCTGGTGATTCTCTCAGCTGGGAGGACTTCCCATCTAAAGTTGCAGTTCAGATGAATGACACTCATCCGACACTGTGCATTCCTGAGTTAATGAGAATATTGATTGATGTTAAAGGATTGAATTGGAATGAGGCTTGGAGTATCACAGAAAG AACTGTGGCATACACAAACCACACGGTGCTTCCTGAAGCTCTTGAGAAGTGGAGCTTGGACATAATGCAGAAACTTCTTCCTCGACATGTCGaaatcatagaaaaaatcGATGGGGAG CTGATGAACATCATCATCTCAAAATATGGAACGGCAGATACTTCACTGTTAAAAAAGAAGATTAAAGAAATGAGGATCTTAGATAACATTGACCTTCCTGATTCTATTGCCAAACTATTTGTAAaaccaaaagagaaaaaagaatctCCTGCTAAATTGAAAGAAAAGCTGCTTGTCAAATCTCTGGAGCCTATTGCTGTTGTTGAGGAGAAAACGGTGTCCAAAGTAGAGAAAAACGAGGACCCTGAGAAGGTGGAGGCAGATTCTGAAGAAGTTGTGGAGGCAGAAAATGAGGAACCTGAGGATGAGTTAGATCCATTTGTAAAATCAGATCCTAAATTACCAAGAGTTGTCCAAATGGCTAACCTCTGTGTTGTTGGTGGGCATTCAGTTAATGGTGTGGCTGAGATTCACAGCGAAATTGTGAAAGAAGACGTATTCAACAGCTTCTATGAG ATGTGGCCtggaaaatttcaaaataaaacaaatggagtGACTCCTAGACGTTGGATTCGGTTTTGTAATCCTGAATTAAGTGCAATAATATCAAAATGGATAGGCTCTGATGATTGGATTTTGAACACTGATAAGCTCGCAGAATTAAAGAAG TTTGCTGATGATGAGGATCTGCAATCAGAGTGGCGTGCTGCTAAAAAGGCTAATAAGATGAAGGTTGTTTCTctaataagagaaaaaacagGATATATCGTCAGTCCAGATTCAATGTTTGACGTGCag GTGAAAAGAATACATGAATATAAGCGGCAGCTGCTAAATATCCTTGGAATTGTCTACCGCTACAAGAAGATGAAAGAAATGAGTGCAAAAGACAGAGTAAAGAGCTTTGTTCCAAGGGTATGCATATTTGGTGGGAAAGCATTTGCCACTTACATACAGGCAAAGAGGATAGTGAAGTTTATTACAGATGTTGCAGCTACGGTAAATCATGATCCAGAAATTGGAGATCTGTTGAAG GTTGTATTCATTCCAGACTATAATGTTAGTGTTGCTGAGGCACTAATCCCCGCCAGTGAATTGTCTCAGCATATCAG TACTGCTGGAATGGAAGCTAGTGGAACCAGCAATATGAAGTTTTCCATGAATGGATGTATCCTTATTGGAACTTTGGATGGTGCTAATGTGGAAATCAGAGAGGAGGTTGGAGAGGAaaactttttcctttttggtgCTGAGGCACATGAAATTGCTGGTTTAAGGAAAGAGAGAGCCCAGGGAAAG TTTGTGCCTGACCCAAGATTCGAAGAGGTTAAGAAATATGTCCGCAGTGGGGTCTTTGGAACTTACAACTACGATGAATTGATGGGTTCTCTGGAAGGAAATGAAGGCTATGGACGTGCAGATTATTTTCTTGTTGGCAAAGATTTCCCCAGCTACATTGGATGCCAGGAGAAGGTTGATGAAGCATACCGCAATCAGAAA CTATGGACAAGGATGTCGATCCTGAACACAGCTGGCTCCTCCAAGTTCAGTAGCGACCGGACGATCCACGAGTACGCCAAAGACATCTGGGACATCACCTCTGTCATCCTGCCGTAG